GCAGACACATCGAGGCCCTGGCACGTGTGAAGAAGGCTGCCGCACGCGCCAACGTCGAGTTGGGAGTTCTCGAGGCTGGCGTTGCGGAGGCGATCGTTTCCGCGGCCGACGCGGTGGCTGGCGGAGAATACGACGGCGAGTTCCCGGTCGACGTCTTTCAGACGGGTTCTGGCACCAGTTCCAACATGAACATGAACGAGGTTCTTGCCACTCTTGCCACCCGTGGACTGGGCGCCGAGGTTCACCCGAACGACCACGTCAACGCCTCGCAATCGTCCAACGACGTCTTCCCCACGTCGGTGCACGTCGCCGCGACCTCGGCCCTCGTGAACGACCTCGTTCCCGCACTCGATCACCTCGCCTCCTCGCTTGAGGCCAAATCAAGCGAGTTCTCCCAGGTGGTGAAGTCGGGGCGAACCCACCTCATGGATGCCACTCCCGTGACTCTTGGCCAGGAGTTCGGCGGATACGCGGCGGCCGTCAGGCTCGGCATCGAAAGGCTCGAGTCCGCCTTGCCGCGCCTCGCTGAGGTGCCGCTCGGAGGAACGGCGGTGGGAACGGGCATCAACACGCCTCAAGGCTTCCCGCAACGCGTCATTGAGTTGCTGGCAGAAGACACGGGGCTGCCGATCAAGGAGGCCAGGGACCACTTCGAGGCGCAATCCGCACGTGACGCGCTCGTGGAAGTGTCCGGCGCCCTTCGCACCATTGCGGTGAGCCTCACGAAGGTGTGCAACGACTTGCGGTGGATGGGCTCCGGACCCAACACGGGGCTGGGCGAGATCGCGCTACCGGACCTCCAGCCAGGGTCGAGCATCATGCCAGGCAAGGTCAATCCCGTGGTGCCGGAGGCGGTGCTGATGGTGTGTGCGCGCGTCGTGGGCAACGATGCGACCGTCGCGTGGGCGGGAGCCTCGGGAGCCTTCGAACTCAACGTCCAGATCCCTGTCATGGCACTTGGCGTGCTGGAGTCGATGAGTCTGCTCGCCAACTCCACCCGCGTGCTTGCTGACAAAACGGTGTCGGGCATCACGGCCAACGTCGAGCGTGCTCGATTCCTTGCCGAGGCCTCCCCCAGCATCGTCACCCCCCTCAACCGCGTCGTCGGCTACGAGAACGCCGCCGCGATCGCAAAGCACGCCGTGAAGAACGGCGTGACCGTGCGCGAAGCGGTCGAGGCACTCGGCTTCGTCGAGCGCGGAGACGTCACGGAAGCGCAACTTGATGCCCTCCTCGACGTCACCACCATGACGGGCGAGCGGTCGAGACTGCGGCCTTGAGGAACAGCGAGCGAGTTGCCACGGTTGACCCCTGAGGGAGGTACACCATGGCTCACACCCGCGTACTCATTCTTGGCGGAGGCTACGTCGGCCTCTACGCCGCGCTGACGTTGCGCCGAAAGGCCGGCAAGAGCGTCGACATCACCGTGCTTGATCGGCGCCCGTACATGACCTACCAGCCGTTCCTGCCGGAGGCGGCGGCCGGATCGATCGAGCCGCGCCACGCGGTGGTCCCCCTGCGCAAGGAGCTGAACGGCGTCAGGGTGATCCAGGGCAGGGTGACCCAGATCCGGCACGCCGACCGCACGGTCGACGCAGCGACGGACTTTGGCGACACGCTTCACGTGGAGTACGACGAACTGATCGTTGCGCTGGGCTCTGTCGCGCGCACGCTGCCCATCCCTGGACTGAAGGACTTCGCGATCGGCTTCAAGTACGTCGAGGAGGCCATCAACCTGCGCAACAGGGTGCTCGGTCGCATCGCGAGGGCGGCGAGCACCCAGGACCCGCGGCTGCGCAAGCGTCTGCTCACGTTCGTCTTCGTCGGGGGCGGCTTCGCGGGCGTCGAGGCCTTCGCCGAGACGGAGGACATGGCGAAGGCAGCCCTGCGGTACTACCCCGAGATCGACCCCAAGGAACTGCGGTTCATCATGGTCGAAGCGATGGGTCGCATCCTGCCGGAGATGGGGCCAGAAATGGGCGAGTACGCTGCCAAGCAGATGCGGGCGCGAGGCACGGAAGTGCTCATGGAGACCCGTCTTGAGTCTTGCGTCGAGGGGTACGTCGAACTATCGAACGGCGATTCTTTCGAGGCCGACACCGTGGTGTGGACGGCGGGGGTGAAGCCCTCGCCCATCCTCGCCAAGTCCGACCTGCCGCTCGGTCCCAAGGGCCACGTGATCTGCTCGCCGACCCTCCAGGTCACCACCGAGGACGGAGACGTTGTCGCCGGAGCGTGGGCGGCAGGCGACTGCGCGCAAGTGCCCGACCTCACCAAGGACGAGGGAGCGTTCTGCGCACCGAGCGCCCAACACGCAGTGCGCCAGGCGCGGCATCTTGGCAAGAACATCGCACGTCACCTCGAC
The Demequina sp. TMPB413 DNA segment above includes these coding regions:
- a CDS encoding aspartate ammonia-lyase, whose translation is MDYRIEHDTMGEVRVPAAALYRAQTQRAVENFPISGITLTRRHIEALARVKKAAARANVELGVLEAGVAEAIVSAADAVAGGEYDGEFPVDVFQTGSGTSSNMNMNEVLATLATRGLGAEVHPNDHVNASQSSNDVFPTSVHVAATSALVNDLVPALDHLASSLEAKSSEFSQVVKSGRTHLMDATPVTLGQEFGGYAAAVRLGIERLESALPRLAEVPLGGTAVGTGINTPQGFPQRVIELLAEDTGLPIKEARDHFEAQSARDALVEVSGALRTIAVSLTKVCNDLRWMGSGPNTGLGEIALPDLQPGSSIMPGKVNPVVPEAVLMVCARVVGNDATVAWAGASGAFELNVQIPVMALGVLESMSLLANSTRVLADKTVSGITANVERARFLAEASPSIVTPLNRVVGYENAAAIAKHAVKNGVTVREAVEALGFVERGDVTEAQLDALLDVTTMTGERSRLRP
- a CDS encoding NAD(P)/FAD-dependent oxidoreductase, whose amino-acid sequence is MAHTRVLILGGGYVGLYAALTLRRKAGKSVDITVLDRRPYMTYQPFLPEAAAGSIEPRHAVVPLRKELNGVRVIQGRVTQIRHADRTVDAATDFGDTLHVEYDELIVALGSVARTLPIPGLKDFAIGFKYVEEAINLRNRVLGRIARAASTQDPRLRKRLLTFVFVGGGFAGVEAFAETEDMAKAALRYYPEIDPKELRFIMVEAMGRILPEMGPEMGEYAAKQMRARGTEVLMETRLESCVEGYVELSNGDSFEADTVVWTAGVKPSPILAKSDLPLGPKGHVICSPTLQVTTEDGDVVAGAWAAGDCAQVPDLTKDEGAFCAPSAQHAVRQARHLGKNIARHLDGNELKDYRHHHLGLVASLGLNKGVANILGVKLKGWPAWFMHRTYHLMQIPTVNRKARIALDWTAAAFFRRDLVSMGRLHDPRRAFEEAAGS